The Microcella sp. genome includes the window CGCGCGGCGAACGTGGCGATCTCGCGCTCGCGGGCGGTCAAGGGCTCGAGCTCATTGCTGAAGTGCAGCGGGGCAGTCGAGGCACCCTCCGTGCGATCGGCCACCGACCGAGCACGCCCGACGAACTGCGCCGCGTCTCGCGCTCGGCCCGCCTGACGGGCTGCGTCAGCGGCGAGCGCGAACGCCTCGGCCGCGTGCAGCAGGTAGCCGTGGCGCTCCCACTCGGTGCCGACGGCGGCCAGCTCGTCGAGAGAGCTCTCGACCATCGCCCGAGCGGTGCGCGTGCGCAGTCGCATGACGGGCGAGTCGGCCTCGGCGAGCATCGTGCCGAGAAGCTCGGCCGCGGTCGCCGGGTCTCCGAGTCGGGCCACGTCGAACGCGAGAATGCTCGCGAAGTCGACGTCGCCAGAGGTCATGCGCAAGCGCGTGCGCTCGATGAGCCGTTCACGAGCCGCCACAGCATTGCCCCCCACGGCTTCGACCCATGCCCACCCCAGCAGCAGCAGCGAGTCAGTCTCGATGAGGTCGTCTGGCACCTCGGCGAGCACGGTGCGAGCCTCTGCGACAAGACCCTGCTGTGCTCGAACTCGTGCGAGCATTCCCCGACCGAGCGGCTCATACCCCCGTGGGCCGCGGGTGCGCGCCCCGGCGATCACGTCTTTCAGCCAGCGGGCAGACGACTCGAGGCGACCCATCGCGAGCATGACAGCCGCCAGAGTGAACTCTGCCTGGCGCCCCCGCAGCTCGTCGTCGAGCTCGATCGATTCGCGCAGTGCATCAGCGGCGAACTGCCGAGCCTCGTCGAGCCGGCACGCCTGGGCGAGCGTCACGGCACGCATGAGATACGCCACCCGCAACGGAATCGACGAGTCGCTGAGGCGAGCCGCCGCCAGCGCTCGCTCGGTGATGTGCAGTGCGTCGTCGGTGCGCCCGAGCGCCACATACGGCACGGCCGTGTTGATGTCGAGCTCGGCCTGCTCGGCGGCGGTGCCGTCGTCGACGATCTTCTCGAGCTCGGCGAGCGCTTCGCGGGGCCGTTCGAGGCCGACCAGAATGCGCGCGCGAGCCTGGAGCAGTCGCCGCGCGGCGTCAGGCAGTCGCTCGGGGGCACCGTCGAGAAGCTCGAGAGCCTCGTCGAATCGACTGCTGAGCGTCACGAGGGCGGTCGCCGTCATCGTGAGGATGCGCGCCGTGCGGTGCTGGTCTGCAGGGTCGGCCTCGTCGAGCCTGCGTGCCGCGTCGAGCGTGGCCAGTGCGTCGTCGACGCGGCCGAGCTTGATGAGAGCATCCGCGTGAATGAGCAGCAGTTCGGTGTCGACGGCGCCCGCTTGCGCAGCGGCGGTCGCCAATCGGGCGACCAGGTCGAAGTCTTCGGTGAGCAGAGCGAGGCGAGCCGCGTCGCCCAGCAGCTCTGCGTCGCCCGGTGCGCCGGCGTCGAGCTTCCAGGTGGCGATGCGCACAGCGTCGACATCTCGGTCTGGTGAGGCCTCTGCGCGGGCGGCGTGGTCGAGCAGCAGGTCGATGCGGCGCAGCGTCGGCACTCGTGACTGCACCGCGGCGATGTACTGCGGGTGCGCGATCGTCGCCACGTAGCGCCCGGCCTCGAGCCGCAGCTGCACGAGCTGACGCTGCTCGAGCTCGCCGAGTGCCGTGCGCAGCTCGGGCTCGCCGAGGTGCGACAAGGGCAGCGACTGGCAGACGGCCAATCGCTCGAGCACATCGAGGTGCGCCTCGCCGAGTGAGCTCAGGCGCGCGGTGATGAGTTCGCCCAGCGCCGCCGAACCCCCCGGAGAACCCTGCAACACCCACGACCCGTGCTGCTCAGAGAGCGCACCAGTGGCGAGTGCGTGGGCGACGAGCTCGCGCAGAAAGAGCGGGTTTCCGCCAGAGGCGCCGTGCAGGGCGACGATGGTCTGGTGCGCGACCGTGTTGCCGAGCACCTCTGGCAGCAGCTGATCGAGGTCGTCGACCGTGAGGGGCGAGAGTGCGATGCGCAGACCGCGATCCGACGTCCACAGCGACACCATGGGCTCGGGCAGCAGCTCGCCGTCGCGAGCGGTGGCGAGCAGGCTCAGCGAGCCGATCGTCGCCAACTGCGCGAGCACGGCCACCGACAGCGGGTCGAGCTGCGGCAGGTCGTCGACGACGACGAGCAGCGGCCCCTCGTCGTCACGGGCGGTCGCGAACTCTTCGACGAAGGCCATGAGCGATGCGGTGTCGGCACCGATGCGGGAGATGTCGTGCCGAGTCGCGCCCAAGATCGGCACGAGGGCCGCGAGCGGCACCGCCGAGAGGCTCGAGCTCGCCACGAGCCGACTGACGCGCCAGCCATCGTTCTCGAGCGACTCGGCGAGCTCGCTCGCGAGCCGAGTCTTGCCCACCCCCGCGTCACCCGACAGCACGACGAGCGACGTGCGCCGCGACGCCAAGGCGGCGGCGGCCTGCTCGAGCGAGGCACTGCGACCCACGAGCGGCCACAGCCCGGCAGCGCGTGCCTGCTGCACACCAGGGGGCATCGAGCTCATGGGGGTGGATCCTCCGCCTGCCAGTGACGGCGCCAGAAGAGCGCTGAAGCGAAGTGTACTCACCGGCAGTGGCCAGTGCAGGGCAGTCACGAGGCGGCGAGAGCACCTGACGCTGCGGGATGCTCGCCTCGGGCATCCCGCAACTGCGCGGTTATAGCGCAGCAGGCCGAATTGGTCAAGAAAGCGACTGGACACGGCGGCGCCAGCGCCCCTAGTATTGAGGTTTGCGCTCCCATGTCTGATCGGCCGTCATATGGCGGACGCCGATCGTGCCCCGAGTATAGCGGCGGGGTGGATTTCTCGTGAGAGGAATCCCCGCGGGTCAGAGCGCGTCCATTCGACCGCATTCACCTGTCGACGTTCGACAGAACCCGGGCCATAGAGCCCACGGAGGTTAGATCCTTGGCTGCTGCGCGCACCGCTAAGAACCAGTCCCCCAAGAACGGCCGCACCGCAACGCGGTTGTCGTTCGCCAAGATCAGCGACACGCTCACCGTGCCTGACCTTCTCGCCCTCCAGACCGAGAGCTTCGACTGGCTCGTCGGTGGAGACGGCTGGAAGGCCCGCCTCGAAGAGGCGCAGGCCGCGGGCCGCAGCGACGTTCCGTCGCACAGCGGTCTCGAAGAGATCTTCGAAGAGATCTCGCCCATCGAAGACCTCGGCGAGACCATGCAGCTCTCGTTCACGAACCCCTACCTCGAAGAGCAGAAGTACTCGATCGACGAGTGCAAAGAGCGCGGCAAGACCTACGCCGCGCCGCTCTACGTCGAGGCCGAGTTCATGAACCACATGACCGGTGAGATCAAGACCCAGACCGTGTTCATGGGCGACTTCCCGCTCATGACCGAGAAGGGCACGTTCATCATCAACGGCACCGAGCGCGTCGTCGTGTCGCAGCTCGTGCGCAGCCCCGGTGTCTACTTCGAGCGCCAGCTCGAGAAGACCACCGACAAAGACATCTACACCGCGCGCATCATTCCGAGCCGCGGTGCGTGGCTCGAGTTCGAGATCGACAAGCGCGACCAGGTCGGCGTGCGCATCGACCGCAAGCGCAAGCAGTCGGTCACGGTCTTCCTCAAGGCGCTCGGCCTCACCACCGAAGAGATCCGCGAGAAGTTCGCCGGGGTCGACTCGATCGAGCAGACCCTCGAGAAAGACGCCATCCTCACCAAGGAAGAGGCGCTCAAAGACATCTACCGCAAGCTTCGCCCGGGCGAGCAGGTTGCCGCCGAGGCCGCGCGTGCGCTGCTCGACAACTTCTACTTCAACCCGAAGCGCTACGACCTCGCCAAGGTGGGCCGCTACAAGCTCAACCGCAAGCTGGGTCTCGACGCTCCGCTGAGCGACTCGGTGCTGAGCGTCGACGACATCGTGGCGACCATCCGCTACATGGTGTCGCTGCACGAGGGCCGCGAGACCATGCCGGGCGTCCGCGCTGGCAAGGCCGTCGACCTGCGTCTCGACGTCGACGACATCGACCACTTCGGCAACCGCCGCATCCGCGCTGTGGGCGAGCTCATCCAGAACCAGGTGCGCACGGGCCTCAGCCGCATGGAGCGCGTGGTGCGCGAGCGCATGACGACGCAAGACATCGAGGCGATCACGCCGCAGACCCTCATCAACGTGCGCCCCGTCGTGGCCGCGATCAAAGAGTTCTTCGGCACCTCGCAGCTCAGCCAGTTCATGGACCAGAACAACCCCCTCGCGGGCCTCACCCACAAGCGCCGCCTGTCGGCGCTCGGCCCGGGTGGCCTGAGCCGTGAGCGTGCCGGCGTCGAGGTGCGAGACGTGCACCCCTCGCACTACGGCCGCATGTGCCCCATCGAGACGCCTGAAGGCCCGAACATCGGTCTGATCGGCTCGCTCGCGTCGTTCGCGCGCATCAACTCGTTCGGGTTCATCGAGACCCCGTACCGCCGCGTCACCAAGGGCAAGGTGTCGGCGACGATCGACTACCTCACCGCGAGTGAAGAAGACGACCACGTCGTCGCGCAGGCCGGTGCGCCGCTCAACAAAGACGGCTCGTTCGCCGAAGAGCGCGTGCTCGTTCGCCGCAAGGGCGGCGAGGTCGAACTGGTGCCGGCCGAGCAGGTCGACTACATGGATGTCTCGCCGCGCCAGATGGTGTCGGTCGCGACCTCGCTCATCCCCTTCCTCGAGCACGACGATGCGAACCGTGCCCTCATGGGCGCCAACATGCAGCGTCAGGCTGTGCCGCTGCTGCGCTCAGAGTCGCCGCTCGTCGGCACGGGCATGGAGAGCTACGCGGCCGTCGACGCCGGCGACGTGATCACGGCGACGGCACCCGGTGTCGTCACCGCGGTGGCTGCCGACTCGGTGACTGTGCAGCTCGACGAAGGCGGAACGCAAGACTACGTTCTGCGCAAGTTCGACCGCTCGAACCAGGGGACCAACTACAACCACCGCGTCGTGGTCAGCGCTGGTGACCGCGTCGAGGTCGGCGAGGTCATCGCCGACGGCCCCGCCACCGAGAACGGCGAGCTCGCGCTCGGCAAGAACCTGCTCGTCGCGTTCATGTCGTGGGAGGGTCACAACTTCGAAGACGCCATCATCCTGAGCCAGAACCTCGTGAAAGACGACACCATGTCGTCGATCCACATCGAGGAATACGAAGTGGATGCTCGCGACACGAAGCTCGGAAAAGAAGAGATCACCCGCGATCTGCCCAACGTGAGCCCCGAGCTCTTGGCCGATCTCGACGAGCGCGGCATCATCCGCATCGGCGCAGAGGTTCGCCCCGGCGACATCCTCGTCGGCAAGGTCACCCCGAAGGGCGAGACCGAGCTCAGTGCTGAAGAGCGACTGCTGCGCGCCATCTTCAACGAGAAGTCGCGCGAAGTGCGCGACACCTCGCTCAAGGTGCCGCACGGCGAGCAGGGCACGATCATCGGCGTCAAGGTGTTCGACGCGCAAGACGGCGACGACGAGCTCGGCTCGGGCGTCAACCAGCGCGTGGTCGTCTACATCGCCCAGAAGCGCAAGATCTCCGAGGGCGACAAGCTCGCCGGCCGCCACGGCAACAAGGGCGTCATCGCGAAGATCCTGCCCGTCGAAGACATGCCCTTCCTCGAAGACGGCACTCCTGTCGACATCGTGCTCAACCCCCTCGGCGTGCCGGGCCGCATGAACTTCGGTCAGGTGCTCGAGATTCACCTCGGGTGGGCGGCATCGCGCGGCTGGAAGGTCGAGGGCAACCCCGAGTGGGCATCCCGTCTTCCCGCCGAAGCGCGCGAGGCGGCTCCCGGCACGAAGGTGGCGACCCCGGTGTTCGACGGCGCCAGCGAAGAAGAGATCGCCGGCCTGCTCGACTCGACCCTGCCCAACCGCGACGGCGTGCGCATGATCGACTCGAGCGGCAAGGCGCGACTGTTCGATGGTCGCACCGGCGAG containing:
- a CDS encoding AAA family ATPase, encoding MSSMPPGVQQARAAGLWPLVGRSASLEQAAAALASRRTSLVVLSGDAGVGKTRLASELAESLENDGWRVSRLVASSSLSAVPLAALVPILGATRHDISRIGADTASLMAFVEEFATARDDEGPLLVVVDDLPQLDPLSVAVLAQLATIGSLSLLATARDGELLPEPMVSLWTSDRGLRIALSPLTVDDLDQLLPEVLGNTVAHQTIVALHGASGGNPLFLRELVAHALATGALSEQHGSWVLQGSPGGSAALGELITARLSSLGEAHLDVLERLAVCQSLPLSHLGEPELRTALGELEQRQLVQLRLEAGRYVATIAHPQYIAAVQSRVPTLRRIDLLLDHAARAEASPDRDVDAVRIATWKLDAGAPGDAELLGDAARLALLTEDFDLVARLATAAAQAGAVDTELLLIHADALIKLGRVDDALATLDAARRLDEADPADQHRTARILTMTATALVTLSSRFDEALELLDGAPERLPDAARRLLQARARILVGLERPREALAELEKIVDDGTAAEQAELDINTAVPYVALGRTDDALHITERALAAARLSDSSIPLRVAYLMRAVTLAQACRLDEARQFAADALRESIELDDELRGRQAEFTLAAVMLAMGRLESSARWLKDVIAGARTRGPRGYEPLGRGMLARVRAQQGLVAEARTVLAEVPDDLIETDSLLLLGWAWVEAVGGNAVAARERLIERTRLRMTSGDVDFASILAFDVARLGDPATAAELLGTMLAEADSPVMRLRTRTARAMVESSLDELAAVGTEWERHGYLLHAAEAFALAADAARQAGRARDAAQFVGRARSVADRTEGASTAPLHFSNELEPLTAREREIATFAARGLPSNDIATKLFLSPRTVNNHLQSAYTKLGVRSRHELPEALGLLASA
- the rpoB gene encoding DNA-directed RNA polymerase subunit beta, coding for MAAARTAKNQSPKNGRTATRLSFAKISDTLTVPDLLALQTESFDWLVGGDGWKARLEEAQAAGRSDVPSHSGLEEIFEEISPIEDLGETMQLSFTNPYLEEQKYSIDECKERGKTYAAPLYVEAEFMNHMTGEIKTQTVFMGDFPLMTEKGTFIINGTERVVVSQLVRSPGVYFERQLEKTTDKDIYTARIIPSRGAWLEFEIDKRDQVGVRIDRKRKQSVTVFLKALGLTTEEIREKFAGVDSIEQTLEKDAILTKEEALKDIYRKLRPGEQVAAEAARALLDNFYFNPKRYDLAKVGRYKLNRKLGLDAPLSDSVLSVDDIVATIRYMVSLHEGRETMPGVRAGKAVDLRLDVDDIDHFGNRRIRAVGELIQNQVRTGLSRMERVVRERMTTQDIEAITPQTLINVRPVVAAIKEFFGTSQLSQFMDQNNPLAGLTHKRRLSALGPGGLSRERAGVEVRDVHPSHYGRMCPIETPEGPNIGLIGSLASFARINSFGFIETPYRRVTKGKVSATIDYLTASEEDDHVVAQAGAPLNKDGSFAEERVLVRRKGGEVELVPAEQVDYMDVSPRQMVSVATSLIPFLEHDDANRALMGANMQRQAVPLLRSESPLVGTGMESYAAVDAGDVITATAPGVVTAVAADSVTVQLDEGGTQDYVLRKFDRSNQGTNYNHRVVVSAGDRVEVGEVIADGPATENGELALGKNLLVAFMSWEGHNFEDAIILSQNLVKDDTMSSIHIEEYEVDARDTKLGKEEITRDLPNVSPELLADLDERGIIRIGAEVRPGDILVGKVTPKGETELSAEERLLRAIFNEKSREVRDTSLKVPHGEQGTIIGVKVFDAQDGDDELGSGVNQRVVVYIAQKRKISEGDKLAGRHGNKGVIAKILPVEDMPFLEDGTPVDIVLNPLGVPGRMNFGQVLEIHLGWAASRGWKVEGNPEWASRLPAEAREAAPGTKVATPVFDGASEEEIAGLLDSTLPNRDGVRMIDSSGKARLFDGRTGEPFPDPVSVGYMYILKLHHLVDDKIHARSTGPYSMITQQPLGGKAQFGGQRFGEMEVWALEAYGAAYALQELLTIKSDDILGRVKVYEAIVKGENIQEPGIPESFKVLIKEMQSLCLNVEVLSADGTAVSLKDNDDEVFRAAEELGINISARFESSSIDEI